In the genome of Ananas comosus cultivar F153 linkage group 11, ASM154086v1, whole genome shotgun sequence, one region contains:
- the LOC109717312 gene encoding lisH domain and HEAT repeat-containing protein KIAA1468 homolog, which translates to FFLNFKFLFFNPFPSSLGPSTYKFPIPISRSQLLPLFSDPPLLLLPLTPLHRSTYKDASIQYPQQFRKRKRKSGYGIVVADLVARFNNLRVADPQTLLEEKVSTEEKLALTQYELRLAQEDLSRLKSELQKQKELSPEELNGPLSDASVTDGLRSQRDKRETTLSSLGLLKDSERKDLNCAVKEYLLFAGYRLTAMTFIEEVTDQNLDVWPNSSASVSDALRRYYYQYLSTTSEAAEEKIAILRENESLIKENEKLRSEKNLLLKNKESADGQIVVLKKSLEAAQKDLKDRDILVQNQKQLLEIQRKELNDCRAEITALKMHIEGARSSKQWAGESEVIKSLDADNSKEETKLLQSETENIKRTGSATNFSESIVPLAESKQPEEVVLVKEVAETSKPVESISDSNVDSTDHLTSEEERLKSSTTVLVTSAVSCNGNTSIVKHESPNNNILVSLSEDKGPVENIPTKKERASEKMALETIQILSDALPKIVPYVLINHREELLPLIMCAIERHPESSVRDSLTHTLFNLIKRPDEQQRRIIMEACVTLAKNIGEMRTETELLPQCWEQINHKYEERRLLVAQSCGELAEYVRPEIRDSLILSIVQQLIEDSATVVREAAAHNLALLLPLFPNMDKYFKVEELMFQLVCDPSGVVVDTTLKKLVPAVIKWGGKLDHILRVLLSHIIGSAQRCPPVSGVEGSAESHLRVLGERERWNIDVLLRMLTELLPFTHRKAIETCPFTSSVESLTSLEKENSGFSSSLLQLYATGHMEWTALEWMHIDCLPDLIQLARLLPQKEDNLRSRITKYLLGVSECYGRDYAEHIMLPVFLAAIGDSESADFTFFPLAIQSKVQGLAPKTAVSSRLAIMCVLPLLLSGILGSPSCREQLGEYLRNILIQNTVTEGSWSVNHTAELIDAVRFLCTFEEHQGIVFNVLWEMVVSSNVNMKTNAATLLKVLVPYIDVKMASTHVLPALVTLGSDQNLNVKYASIDAFGAVAQHFKNEMIVDKIRVQMDAFLEDGSHEATVSVVRALVVAVPHTIDRLREYLLSKIFQLTSMPSPGSDIARRRERANAFCEAIRALDATDLPATSIRDFLLPSIQNLLKDTDALDPAHKEALEVIARERSGGTFESISKVMGAHLGLASSVSSFFGESGLLGKKETGETHEPPAPPQPSPQAQQDDTRFRRIMRSGFGDMLRGKGKGYDESPK; encoded by the exons TGGCAGATCCACAGACTTTGCTAGAAGAGAAAGTATCAACAGAAGAAAAGTTGGCACTAACTCAATATGAGCTTCGGTTAGCCCAAGAAGATTTGTCAAGACTGAAGTCAGAGttacaaaagcaaaaagaatTATCACCGGAAGAATTAAATG GACCTCTTTCAGATGCATCAGTAACTGATGGGCTTAGAAGTCAACGAGATAAAAGGGAAACCACTCTGTCATCATTAGGCCTTTTAAAAGACTCTGAACGAAAAGATCTTAATTGTGCTGTGAAGGAGTACTTGCTTTTTGCTGGGTACAGACTTACAGCCATGACATTTATTGAGGAG GTTACTGACCAGAACCTTGATGTTTGGCCAAATAGTTCAGCCAGTGTATCTGATGCTCTACGCCGCTATTATTATCAATACCTCTCAACCACCTCAGAGGCTGCTGAG GAGAAGATAGCCATTCTTCGAGAAAATGAATCATTGATAAAGGAAAATGAGAAGCTTAGAAGTGAAAAGAACTTGTTGCTAAAAAACAAGGAATCAGCTGATGGGCAGATTGTGGTTCTCAAAAAGTCTTTGGAGGCTGCACAGAAGGATTTAAAAGACAGGGACATTCTG GTTCAAAATCAGAAGCAGTTGCTGGAAATACAGAGGAAAGAGCTTAATGACTGCAGGGCTGAAATTACCGCTCTTAAAATGCACATAGAAGGGGCCCGATCAAGTAAACAATGGGCAGGAGAAAGTGAAGTTATAAAGTCCCTTGATGCTGATAACTCTAAGGAAGAAACAAAATTATTGCAGAGTGAAACAGAAAACATAAAGAGAACAGGTTCCGCCACAAATTTTTCAGAGTCAATAGTACCTTTGGCTGAGAGCAAACAACCAGAGGAGGTAGTTCTAGTTAAGGAAGTGGCAGAAACTTCGAAGCCTGTTGAATCTATATCTGATTCAAATGTTGACAGTACTGATCATCTGACCTCTGAAGAGGAGAGATTGAAATCCAGTACTACAGTTCTTGTTACATCAGCCGTTTCTTGTAATGGTAACACTAGTATCGTGAAACACGAAAGTCccaataataatattctagtaTCACTCTCTGAAGACAAAGGGCCGGTTGAGAATATACccacaaagaaagaaagagcttCTGAAAAGATG GCTTTGGAAACTATCCAAATACTTTCAGATGCTTTGCCCAAGATTGTACCCTATGTTCTCATCAACCACCGTGAG GAGCTTCTTCCTTTAATTATGTGTGCTATTGAACGACATCCGGAGAGCAGCGTGAGAGATTCTTTGACGCATACTCTGTTCAACCTTATTAAACGACCAGATGAACAACAGAGACGTATTATAATGGAA GCTTGTGTTACCCTAGCTAAGAATATTGGGGAGATGAGGACAGAAACAGAGTTGCTTCCACAGTGCTGGGAGCAG ATAAATCACAAGTATGAGGAGCGTAGGCTGCTGGTCGCTCAATCTTGTGGAGAGCTCGCAGAGTATGTTCGTCCTGAGATTCGTGATTCACTTATCCTGTCCATAGTACAGCAACTCATTGAAGACTCTGCAACAGTTGTTCGAGAAGCTGCCGCTCATAACCTGGCACTGCTGCTCCCGCTCTTCCCAAACATGGACAAATATTTTAAG GTTGAGGAGCTGATGTTCCAATTGGTTTGTGATCCTTCGGGAGTGGTCGTAGATACTACTCTTAAGAAACTTGTTCCAGCTGTAATTAAATGGGGCGGTAAATTGGATCATATTCTGAGAGTGCTACTTTCCCACATCATAGGCTCCGCTCAG CGATGTCCACCTGTCTCGGGGGTTGAAGGTTCAGCAGAATCTCATCTTCGTGTTCTAGGCGAACGAGAGCGCTGGAATATTGATGTGCTACTGCGAATGTTGACAGAGTTGCTCCCCTTTACACATCGTAAAGCAATTGAGACATGTCCTTTTACTTCTTCAGTGGAGTCTCTTACAAGCCTAGAGAAGGAAAATTCTGGCTTCTCCAGCTCCTTGCTCCAGTTGTATGCAAC GGGTCATATGGAATGGACTGCACTTGAGTGGATGCACATTGATTGTCTCCCTGATTTGATTCAACTTGCTCGCTTGTTACCTCAGAAGGAGGATAATCTAAGAAGTCGAATCACAAAG TACCTATTGGGCGTCTCAGAATGTTATGGGAGAGATTATGCAGAGCACATTATGCTACCTGTATTTCTAGCAGCAATTGGGGACAGCGAAAGTGCTGATTTTACATTTTTCCCGTTGGCCATTCAATCTAAAGTCCAAG GCTTGGCACCTAAAACTGCTGTGTCGAGTAGACTTGCAATCATGTGTGTCCTTCCATTGCTATTATCGGGTATTTTAGGGTCTCCTTCCTGTCGTGAGCAGTTGGGAGAATACTTGAGAAATATACTAATCCAAAACACAGTGACAGAAGGTTCCTGGTCTGTGAATCACACTGCCGAGCTCATTGATGCAGTTCGCTTTCTTTG CACATTTGAAGAGCATCAGGGAATTGTCTTTAATGTTTTATGGGAGATGGTTGTGAGCTCCAATGTAAATATGAAGACAAATGCCGCAACCCTGTTAAAAGTCCTC GTGCCATATATTGATGTGAAAATGGCATCAACTCATGTTTTGCCTGCTCTTGTTACTCTTGGTTCGGATCAAAACCTAAATGTGAAATATGCGAGTATTGATGCATTTGGAGCAGTTGCCCAGCATTTCAAGAATGAAATG ATTGTGGATAAGATACGCGTACAGATGGATGCTTTCCTTGAAGATGGATCTCATGAAGCTACTGTATCTGTTGTTCGTGCACTTGTGGTTGCTGTGCCACATACAATAGATAGGCTTCGAGAAT ATCTTTTGTCTAAGATTTTCCAGCTTACAAGCATGCCATCTCCTGGAAGTGATATTGCGCGTCGCCGTGAGAGAGCAAATGCATTTTGTGAAGCAATCCGTGCTCTTGATGCGACAG ATCTTCCTGCAACCAGCATTCGAGATTTCCTCCTACCATCGATACAAAACTTACTAAAAGACACAGATGCCCTAGATCCGGCGCACAAGGAAGCATTGGAAGTCATAGCGAGGGAGAGGTCGGGTGGAACATTCGAAAGCATTAGCAAGGTGATGGGGGCTCATCTCGGCCTTGCCTCCTCAGTTAGCAGCTTTTTCGGCGAGAGCGGCCTTCTTGGAAAGAAAGAGACCGGAGAAACGCACGAGCCTCCTGCCCCTCCGCAGCCCAGCCCACAGGCCCAGCAAGATGATACGAGGTTTAGACGGATAATGAGGAGTGGTTTTGGAGACATGTTGAGAGGAAAAGGGAAGGGCTATGATGAATCTCCGAAGTAA